The genomic interval ACACTTGGCGTACCACAAGCCATTGCCTCAATAGCAACCATCCCAAAAGGCTCATATCTAGAAGGCATCACAAAAATACTTGCAGATCTATATACATTTGCTAAATCTTCATCAGCAATATAATTTTTCCACTTTATTTTATCTTCAATACCCAATTCTTTAGCCAATACTTTTAAAGTCTCTATTCCATCCCTATCTTGCTGAGAATCTCCACCAATGGCAGCGACTAACCTTGCTTCTGGGCATAATTCAAAAACCGTTGGTAACGAACGTATTAATAAATCGTAGCCTTTATTATGCGCCATTCTACCCAACGCCAAAATATCGGTTGGTTTGATATCATATTTTAATCTGATTTTATCATTTTCTTTAGACGGAACTGGAAAAAACCTATTTTCATCAATTCCTGGAGGAATCATGCTACAATTTCTAGACAACACATCATATTGCTGTACTAATAAATCTACTTGAGGAAGCGTAGTTGCAATCACAAAATTACACATCTGATACACAAAGTATTCTTTTCTAATACGTTCTTTAAAGCGATATGTTTTCTCCATCTCTTTCTCATCCATATCACTTCCCATAGAGTGTTGTTTCCACCAACCTAAAGAATGTGGTGTATGCACATGACAAATACCTAATTCTTCTGCAATTTTTTGTCCTGCCCAACCTGCATCCCAGTAATGAGAATACACAACATCGTACTTTTTATTTTCTTTCTTAATTGCAGCCAACGTATTGGTCACAAATTTTTTTAGATGATCGTGCATATCTTCTTTTCTAATGAATTTTTTTCCTCCAAAAGGAATTCTCCAAACATTAAAATTTTCATCTACATGATCATATTCTGGTTGATCTTCAAACTGCCGTGTTACCAGATCTACACGTTTACCTAATCTACTAAATCTATCTGCTAATTCTAATACATATACTACTTGACCTCCTGTATCTGGTTTTCCTAATTCTGCGTGTGCCCCTACATATCCATGTAAAGAGATCATTAATATTGATTTCATATTTCTATTTTTTAGTTTTAGTTTTAATTATTTTTAAATCGTTACAAGCTGATATATACTGCGCTGCGGACCAAGCTTGATAGGCCTTTCCCATTGGTTTCCCTGTAGTTCCATGTGCCCACTCTGTAAACTCCCACTCTTCATTAATTCCTTCTTTATTGATTAAAGCTAGTTTGTGTAATTCTTCTATTGCGATGTCTTTAAACCCTAACTTATTGACGAATTTCACCCAGAATCCACCAACAAAAGGCCAAATACCTCCGTTATGATAATGGTTGGGTAAATTCAAAAGATTTACTGTGTAATAAGGTTTCCAATCTGGATCTCCAGGACTTACTACTGGGTATACATTTGCTACCGGAAAAGGATCATTAACTCCAACCCCCAACATAAACTTAAAAGTTTGATGCGCTTTTTCAGCATCTATGGTTCCGTGTAAAAAGGCTAAAATATTTCCAAGGGTATCGCAACGCCAGCTAAAATCGAAAGGTGTTGTTTGTGCTATTAAATAAGAAGTATCTCCTAAAGTAAATTGTTTTTCTGCAAATGAAACAGATTGAAATAATTTTTGCTTTGTAGAAGGCCAAAAGTTTTGTACAATCTCTTTTTTAATTACCTGAGACCATCTAATATACTCTCCTGCATCTTCATGATTTCCTAACATTTCTAACATTCGTCCGAAACAAACATTAGATCTATACCATAGAATTTCATCGTATAAAATGTTATAACTTCTACCAAATAAATCTGTCCAATCTCCTGCTTCCGGAATTTCTAAAAGTGCATCATTATTACTATCATGCGCCCCTAACCATCGCATAGTTTCTTTTATATCTCCAATATATTTTCTTAAAAACTTAATATCTTTCGTAACATTTACATATTCGTAAAAAGCAATTACTACCCAAATTCCACTATCAATAGAACAAATTCCACCCACTCCAGAATAATCTGGCTCTTGGTCTTTTAACCGAACATTTGCAGGTATTTGTCCGTTTCTAGAAATATGCTCTATCAAAGTAACCAATGTTTGTCTTTGGCAAGTATGAATTTCTTCATCATCAATTAAAGACAACGAACCAATTACTGTAATTGCACCATCTCTAGCCCAAACACTATGATAATTTTCATCTGTACCATTTGGAATATTATCCTTTATAGAACATGCTGAAAAGCCAAGTGGTGTAATATTTTTCTTTAAAGCTTCAATTGCTTTTACATATCCTTCTTTAATTAAAGCAACTTTTTCATCGGTATCTTCTTGCGCAATATTTTCTTTCTCCTTTTTGATAAAAAAATCATCAGAGTGATCAATATTTGTATCTTCAAGCGCCTCTTTTGGTAATATTTCATAGAAAATTAACCCTTCTATAATACCATCTCCTTTTTCTTTTTCTGTATGATAAACTTTTTTATGTTTTGTATACAGATACAATTCATCATGTGCATTTGCAACCACTATTCCAGACACATCTTTTAAATCGAACATTGCGGAATCATTCCCACTATCTCCAGCAACTAAAACCTGATCAGATTTAAATTTTAATCTTCTTAACAGCCAACGCAAAGCATTTCCTTTGTTTGCCCATTTAGGCAAAACATCTAAAAACTTATTGCCAGAATACACAATATTCACATCCATATCTGCATCTGCAAAATCTTGCTCTATACTTTCAATAAGATCGTTACTCGCATCATGAAAGAAATAACTTCTTTTATAAGAATGTTGAAATTTTGTTGGTTGATCACTAATAGGGTGTTTGATTTTTTGAATGATATTTTCTACAGATTCCAAATTCCAACCGTCATCTAAAACATCATTAAATTCTTTTTCGACAGCACCTTTTTTAAAATTATAAATATGTGTACCTACTCCAGAAATAATATAATCGGGCTCTGGAAGCACCTCTTTATCTATTAAATCTAAGACGTCATCTATTAATCTACCGGTATTATATGTTAAAAGCACATCGTTCTGATCATGATACTTTTCCCATATTTTTTTAAAGTTACTTTTATAGGTATGAAAGTCAATTAAAGTATTATCAATATCAAAGGACAATAATTTTATTTTATTTTCATTTTTTAAGCTTTTTACAGTCATTTCATTGTGTTTTTATGAGAGAATCATTAATAACACTGAATTTAATTAAAAATTTAAGGACAACCAAAACTTGAGCAATCTATCGTTATTTGTTCCGCCATTTTTATGATTGTGATAATTATGACTATCAAAAAATACTAAATAGAGAATGATAAAAATTATTTTCTTATTTTACCTACCTATGTAAACAACACGCTTTAATTATAAATTTCAATTAATACTAATTGGATAAAAAAGAAACAAGTTGCTCTTAGTGTTCTAAATTATGAATGAAATCGA from Polaribacter sejongensis carries:
- a CDS encoding glycosyltransferase, yielding MKSILMISLHGYVGAHAELGKPDTGGQVVYVLELADRFSRLGKRVDLVTRQFEDQPEYDHVDENFNVWRIPFGGKKFIRKEDMHDHLKKFVTNTLAAIKKENKKYDVVYSHYWDAGWAGQKIAEELGICHVHTPHSLGWWKQHSMGSDMDEKEMEKTYRFKERIRKEYFVYQMCNFVIATTLPQVDLLVQQYDVLSRNCSMIPPGIDENRFFPVPSKENDKIRLKYDIKPTDILALGRMAHNKGYDLLIRSLPTVFELCPEARLVAAIGGDSQQDRDGIETLKVLAKELGIEDKIKWKNYIADEDLANVYRSASIFVMPSRYEPFGMVAIEAMACGTPSVITVHGGLCDLIDFGNQALFADPHRPKEFGAMMAMPLLYPKLRNEMSVEGARFARRNFGWTGIAKRMLTIFASSINQRTSETNIY
- a CDS encoding HAD-IIB family hydrolase, with product MTVKSLKNENKIKLLSFDIDNTLIDFHTYKSNFKKIWEKYHDQNDVLLTYNTGRLIDDVLDLIDKEVLPEPDYIISGVGTHIYNFKKGAVEKEFNDVLDDGWNLESVENIIQKIKHPISDQPTKFQHSYKRSYFFHDASNDLIESIEQDFADADMDVNIVYSGNKFLDVLPKWANKGNALRWLLRRLKFKSDQVLVAGDSGNDSAMFDLKDVSGIVVANAHDELYLYTKHKKVYHTEKEKGDGIIEGLIFYEILPKEALEDTNIDHSDDFFIKKEKENIAQEDTDEKVALIKEGYVKAIEALKKNITPLGFSACSIKDNIPNGTDENYHSVWARDGAITVIGSLSLIDDEEIHTCQRQTLVTLIEHISRNGQIPANVRLKDQEPDYSGVGGICSIDSGIWVVIAFYEYVNVTKDIKFLRKYIGDIKETMRWLGAHDSNNDALLEIPEAGDWTDLFGRSYNILYDEILWYRSNVCFGRMLEMLGNHEDAGEYIRWSQVIKKEIVQNFWPSTKQKLFQSVSFAEKQFTLGDTSYLIAQTTPFDFSWRCDTLGNILAFLHGTIDAEKAHQTFKFMLGVGVNDPFPVANVYPVVSPGDPDWKPYYTVNLLNLPNHYHNGGIWPFVGGFWVKFVNKLGFKDIAIEELHKLALINKEGINEEWEFTEWAHGTTGKPMGKAYQAWSAAQYISACNDLKIIKTKTKK